The following coding sequences lie in one Seriola aureovittata isolate HTS-2021-v1 ecotype China chromosome 5, ASM2101889v1, whole genome shotgun sequence genomic window:
- the pheta1 gene encoding sesquipedalian-1, whose translation MKLNERSVAHYATCDSPPDKTGFLFKKGERNTAYHRRWFVLKGNMLFYFEERESREPIGVIVLEGCTVELCESAEEFAFAIKFDCAKARVYKMAAESQAAMESWVKALSRASFDYMRLVVKELERQLEEIQEVAGGGSVGAGVVGLQGKPKSSRRNQVARSRSGACSSSSSLSSLSSSSSSAPPMSGPFSAQKGLQDEVQLISGCSKENGVAWSKPQVALANGFVEGGSSCVAWEGYGDSGNGSVIGYGADGVRAPPVPPRRRGASLESPVSPGTGCFSKLHDWYGKEVEELRVQWLQSQ comes from the coding sequence atgaagctgaatgaaCGCAGCGTGGCGCACTACGCCACCTGTGACTCACCGCCAGACAAGACAGGCTTCCTGTTCAAAAAGGGTGAGCGCAACACAGCTTATCACCGGCGCTGGTTTGTCCTGAAGGGTAACATGCTCTTCTACTTTGAGGAGCGCGAAAGCCGAGAGCCCATCGGTGTCATTGTCCTTGAGGGATGCACTGTGGAGCTGTGCGAGTCAGCTGAGGAGTTCGCCTTCGCGATCAAATTTGATTGTGCCAAAGCACGGGTGTACAAGATGGCTGCTGAAAGCCAAGCAGCCATGGAGTCATGGGTGAAAGCGCTGTCCCGGGCCAGCTTCGACTACATGAGGCTGGTGGTGAAGGAGCTGGAGAGGCAGCTGGAGGAGATCCAGGAGGTTGCAGGAGGTGGCTCTGTCGGGGCTGGAGTTGTAGGCTTGCAGGGCAAGCCTAAATCCTCCAGGCGAAACCAGGTGGCACGGTCCAGGTCTGGAGCATGCTCTTCTTCATCATCGTTATCTtccttatcatcatcatcatcaagtgCCCCTCCGATGTCAGGCCCCTTCTCTGCTCAAAAGGGCCTCCAGGATGAGGTGCAGCTCATCTCTGGGTGTTCCAAAGAGAATGGAGTTGCATGGAGTAAACCACAAGTTGCCTTGGCTAACGGTTTTGTTGAGGGAGGGTCTTCCTGTGTGGCCTGGGAAGGCTATGGAGACTCTGGGAATGGCAGTGTGATTGGTTATGGGGCTGATGGGGTGAGGGCTCCACCAGTGCCACCCAGAAGAAGGGGAGCATCTCTGGAAAGCCCCGTCTCCCCTGGCACtggctgcttctccaaactCCATGACTGGTACGGCAAAGAGGTGGAGGAACTGAGGGTGCAGTGGCTGCAGAGCCAGTAA